tgacacatgaacaTGTTGTTACtgggaaaagctgtgagaaggcctcggtgctcacaggagcccggtgccttttcaaacagctgatcggcgggggtcccaggtgtggaCCCtcacgatcagatattgatgacttatccagaggataggtcatcagtataggtcatcagtataaaatccCCTTTAAGGAGTTCTCAGCTTTTTCCGTCCCCTGAGGCTATTGCATTCAATAGACAAGGGTCGGGAGAGCCTGGTCCTCCTGAATTTGAGGTCTCTCCATTGTGCATTCAGTCAGTAAGTGACCCAGTGTTCTGCTAAGGGCATCTGTCACGGGTTATTGCTGCCCTCAGATAGGGCATAATAAAACTGGCaaaagattccctttaagtaagtACATATTTTGCCTGGCACATAGAGGGCATGTGATGAACAGCATGTGATGAATTTTGGATATAACCTACTCAGCTTTATGCTGCGTTCACATTGAGTTTGGCCCCTCTGCAGGGCTTTCCATCTGGAGTAAAGGGTTGACGACCCTAAAACTGCATTCAGTGGTATAACCCCACAGAtcaattcacttcaatgaagcAGAGTCCATCGGAATCATTGGAATCATCTTCCATTTGACTTGCTTTTAGTTGATTTCTGTCTTTTTTGAGAAATATAATATTGTGGTCTGCCACAGCATACTGTCCAGCAAAAAAGATGGAAGTGAACAGAAAGGTGATCAAATGGAGTTCAAAGATAACCGTATGCTCCTGATGGAAAGCCCAGCAGTGGTCTAAACTCaccgtgaacccagccttagtaagTTGTTGTTAGGTCTGCTCATGTATTACCCATTATGTGACACAATGATAGCTGTTATGATACCAGTTTTTGATATAACATCTTTTCTGTCAGTTTTTAGACTTCGGTGAGATGACGAGCTTGCAGGAACTGGTGTTATTTTCCTGTGGAATagagaccattgaaaacaatacGTTCAAAGCACTAAATAACTTGAAGATGTTGGAAGTATGGAACAATAAACTCACCAGTATTCCCCAATCACTTCCATCAAAGCTGGAAGTCCTAAAATTGGGTGATAATTCAATTTGTTCATTAAATCTCCAAGACTTTGACGGTTTAACCAAACTCCGAATTCTTGAAGTCCAGAACAACCTCCTCAGTACATTATCATTTGAGGTCTTTTCTCCACTTAGTAACTTACAGACCCTTATTCTGGATGGTAATGGTATGCACACCATATCTGGAGTGTCTAGGCTTCTCAATCTCAAATACCTCAATATGGAGAACAACAAACTGATGTTCTTCTATGAAAACTTCTTCACACATTTTCCAAGCTTACAATATCTCAGGGTAGCTGGAAACCAACTTATTAGAGTTCCACCACAACTACCTAAATCCCTACTGTCTTTGAGGTTAGAGAGAAATTATTTAAAAAGTGTCCGTGTCAGAGAGTTGAAGCAACTGGAAAATCTTTTTGATCTGAATCTTTCTGGAAATCAGTTGTTTTCAGTGGATGGGCTACAGGTAGTTACCAATCTGACATCTTTAGATCTGTCCAAGAACCAACTCTCAACTCTCCCTCATAAACTACCAACTAAGTTACAGAGACTTGACTACAGCAATAATCAGATTTCAAGAATAACTGTGCAAGATATGAAAGGCTTGGCCAGCCTCAAACACCTCTTCCTGGATAATAACGGCATGATTGTATTTGAAGACAAAGCACTTCAGGGATGTGGTCACTTGTCCAACCTAGCTATGGAGCAAAATCT
The sequence above is a segment of the Bufo bufo chromosome 4, aBufBuf1.1, whole genome shotgun sequence genome. Coding sequences within it:
- the LOC120999209 gene encoding nephrocan-like — its product is MASCPRRCSCDSPRTIQCYRVSAIPSNVPATIGKLYISHSKIRRVQFLDFGEMTSLQELVLFSCGIETIENNTFKALNNLKMLEVWNNKLTSIPQSLPSKLEVLKLGDNSICSLNLQDFDGLTKLRILEVQNNLLSTLSFEVFSPLSNLQTLILDGNGMHTISGVSRLLNLKYLNMENNKLMFFYENFFTHFPSLQYLRVAGNQLIRVPPQLPKSLLSLRLERNYLKSVRVRELKQLENLFDLNLSGNQLFSVDGLQVVTNLTSLDLSKNQLSTLPHKLPTKLQRLDYSNNQISRITVQDMKGLASLKHLFLDNNGMIVFEDKALQGCGHLSNLAMEQNLLTSIPLGLPATLTRLDLKGNKIDHVGVHDVKELKHLQVLNLRNNKLTSIDDNVLESLPRLRHLHLDGNPWNCTCSLLKVRILLLDKGTDIKEGQCAEPPYCRGERWMSSNTMLRQCETYYTFDKGKESKKKLKVSEASNGKPHIDEDEDYDYDSEY